The region CCAGACGGACGCCGCCGCCATGACGACCACCGTCACGGACAGGGCGAGCCAGCCCTGGGGGCGGGCGAAGCGCACCGGAAGGTCGAGCTCTTCGGGCGACTGCAGCTTGGCGAGGGCCTGTTGGCGGAACTGCACGGGACTTCCCTCACCTGTTCGAGAGGTTTACGGCATCCGAGAAGTCCCGGAACCGGGGAGTGGTTCCGGGACTCAACGGCACTGAAACGCGATCAGAGACCGGCGACCAGGCCCGTGACCGGGGCGGTGTTGAGGCCGGTGACACCCTCGACGGTGCCGACGACCGTGTTGACCAGGCCGGAGACCGGGGCAACACCGTCGACCAGGCCGGCCACGGTGCCAACGGCGTTCAGCGACAGGCCGCCGGAGACGTTGTCGAGGTCGGCGTCCGAGATCTCGGCGGTGGCAACCTGGGGGGTGGAGTTCATGAGGGAACTTCCCTTCGTATGGATATTCATAAGGGGGAGAGCGGCCC is a window of Streptomyces sp. NBC_00271 DNA encoding:
- a CDS encoding type A2 lantipeptide, producing MNSTPQVATAEISDADLDNVSGGLSLNAVGTVAGLVDGVAPVSGLVNTVVGTVEGVTGLNTAPVTGLVAGL